The following are encoded together in the Gordonia insulae genome:
- the guaB1 gene encoding GMP reductase, translating to MRFVEGHAPTHDLTYDDLFIVPNRSDVASRFDVDMSTVDGSGTTIPIVVANMTAVAGKRMAETVARRGGIVVLPQDLPIPVVAESIGYVKSRHLVADTPVTLTADDSVSDALALIPKRAHGAAVVVEDGRPIGVVTEKRCRDVDRFARVRDVLDPDIVMLSVETAPRDVFDALGDLHLGLAVLVDGDGQLAGVLSRVGSLRHGIYRPNVDDDGRLRIAAAVGINGDVVGKAKALAAAGADLLVIDTAHGHQEKMLSALEAVATSEPGVPIAAGNVVSAQGTADLISAGASIIKVGVGPGAMCTTRMMTGVGRPQFSAVAECAAVAREHGAHVWADGGVRHPRDVALALAAGASNVMIGSWFAGTYESPGDLQQDADGLYKVSFGMASKRAVAARSANDGAYDRARKSLFEEGISSSRIRLDPERPSVEDLIDHICAGVRSTATYTGARTLAELHEKVVLGIQSAAGFAEGRPLPGGW from the coding sequence GTGCGATTTGTCGAGGGCCACGCGCCCACCCATGACCTGACCTACGACGATCTGTTCATCGTCCCGAATCGATCGGACGTCGCGTCGAGGTTCGACGTCGACATGTCGACGGTCGACGGCAGCGGCACCACGATCCCGATCGTGGTGGCCAACATGACCGCGGTCGCGGGCAAGCGGATGGCCGAGACGGTGGCGCGCCGCGGCGGCATCGTGGTGTTGCCGCAGGATCTCCCGATCCCTGTCGTCGCCGAGTCGATCGGCTACGTCAAGTCGCGTCACCTCGTCGCGGACACCCCGGTGACGCTCACCGCCGACGACTCGGTCTCCGACGCGCTCGCGCTGATCCCCAAGCGCGCGCACGGGGCGGCCGTCGTGGTCGAGGACGGGCGCCCGATCGGCGTGGTGACCGAGAAGCGCTGCCGGGACGTGGACCGGTTCGCACGGGTCCGTGACGTGCTCGATCCCGACATCGTGATGTTGTCGGTGGAGACCGCACCGCGTGACGTGTTCGACGCGCTCGGCGACCTGCACCTCGGCCTGGCCGTCCTGGTCGACGGCGACGGACAACTCGCCGGCGTGCTGTCGCGGGTCGGATCGCTCCGCCACGGCATCTACCGGCCCAATGTGGACGACGACGGGCGGCTGCGGATCGCTGCGGCGGTCGGCATCAACGGTGACGTCGTGGGCAAGGCGAAGGCGCTCGCGGCCGCCGGCGCGGACCTTCTCGTCATCGACACCGCGCACGGCCATCAGGAGAAGATGCTCAGCGCTCTCGAGGCGGTCGCGACGTCGGAGCCGGGCGTCCCGATCGCCGCGGGCAATGTGGTGTCGGCGCAGGGCACCGCGGACCTGATCTCCGCGGGAGCCTCCATCATCAAGGTCGGCGTCGGCCCCGGCGCGATGTGCACGACCCGCATGATGACCGGCGTCGGTCGTCCCCAGTTCTCGGCGGTCGCCGAATGCGCAGCGGTCGCACGCGAACACGGCGCCCACGTGTGGGCCGACGGCGGCGTGCGTCATCCGCGCGACGTCGCGCTCGCATTGGCCGCGGGTGCATCGAATGTGATGATCGGGTCGTGGTTCGCCGGCACCTACGAGTCGCCCGGCGACCTCCAGCAGGACGCCGACGGTCTGTACAAGGTGAGCTTCGGGATGGCCTCCAAGCGTGCGGTCGCGGCACGGTCGGCCAACGACGGTGCGTACGACCGCGCGCGGAAGTCGTTGTTCGAGGAAGGGATCTCGAGCTCGCGGATCCGTCTGGACCCCGAGCGACCCAGCGTCGAGGACCTGATCGATCACATCTGCGCGGGAGTGCGCAGCACGGCCACCTACACGGGCGCACGGACGCTTGCCGAACTGCACGAGAAGGTCGTGCTGGGGATCCAGTCCGCAGCCGGTTTCGCCGAAGGCCGCCCGCTCCCGGGCGGGTGGTGA
- a CDS encoding 3-methyladenine DNA glycosylase produces the protein MTARHVGDVLAPAEWRAHRDRHRARVDDLIGPYLRARRRGVRHPVIDFLFTYYSSRPAHVQRWHPGHGIVLAGADEYLGLRGYHRVDGGVTVDPEFHRGRLGALGATAALLRATASRPARLGCFGLHEWAMVYRTDEPRHDAPLRLGRAGTDAVVDEMPLRCTHFDAFRFFTPAARPLNEAELDRDRQAADEQPGCLHATMDLYRACFTVAPLIDSDLTFSCFALALRARELDMRASPYDLTHLGYDPIPIETAAGRAQYVREQAAITEAGAALREAVAQRCTTLVAHAPTRVN, from the coding sequence ATGACCGCGCGGCACGTGGGCGACGTGCTGGCCCCTGCCGAGTGGCGCGCCCACCGCGACCGGCATCGCGCTCGCGTCGACGACCTGATCGGCCCCTATCTGCGCGCCCGTCGCCGGGGCGTCAGGCATCCCGTCATCGACTTCCTGTTCACGTACTACTCGTCGCGGCCCGCGCACGTGCAGCGGTGGCATCCGGGCCACGGCATCGTGCTCGCCGGTGCGGACGAGTATCTGGGTCTGCGCGGATACCACCGGGTCGACGGTGGCGTCACGGTCGACCCGGAGTTCCACCGCGGGCGCCTCGGAGCACTCGGCGCCACGGCGGCGCTGCTCCGTGCCACCGCGTCCCGGCCGGCGCGGCTCGGCTGTTTCGGCCTGCACGAGTGGGCGATGGTGTACCGGACCGACGAGCCACGCCACGACGCCCCGCTTCGGCTGGGCCGCGCGGGCACCGATGCGGTCGTCGACGAGATGCCGTTGCGGTGCACGCATTTCGACGCGTTCCGGTTCTTCACGCCCGCCGCGCGGCCGCTCAACGAGGCCGAACTCGACCGCGATCGGCAGGCGGCCGACGAACAGCCGGGCTGCCTGCACGCGACGATGGATCTGTACCGGGCGTGCTTCACCGTCGCCCCGCTGATCGACTCGGATCTGACCTTCTCGTGCTTCGCGTTGGCCCTGCGGGCGCGAGAACTCGACATGCGTGCGAGTCCCTACGACCTCACCCACCTCGGCTACGACCCGATACCGATCGAGACGGCGGCGGGACGCGCACAGTATGTCCGCGAGCAGGCCGCCATCACCGAGGCCGGGGCCGCGCTGCGAGAGGCGGTCGCGCAGCGGTGCACGACGCTCGTCGCACACGCCCCCACCCGCGTCAACTGA
- a CDS encoding hemolysin family protein, producing METVLLVAGLVGFVALTLGTALFVAAEFSLTALERSTISDDVATNDDRRSRLVQRAHSTLSFQLSGAQLGITITTLITGYIAEPVLAQFIDPALTGLGLSESMASGTSLALALIIATSLSMVLGELIPKNLAIAKPLAVARATAGPMTIFSAAFRWAINGLNGSANWIVRRLGIEPAEELRSARSPQELVSLVRNSARQGSIDEDTAALVDRSLKFGELTAEDLMTPRVTVDCLDRDDNIRDLVMASSRTGHSRFPVVIDGDLDDLVGVVHIKQAFTVPPERAAGTTVASIARLVPRVPASLDGDSLMEQIRADGMELCVVIDEYGGTAGIVTTEDLIEEILGDVTDEHDQERADIAEDGDGFLCSGLLRIDEVDEATGYRAPEGSYDTLGGLVMFCLGRIPEVGDVVDLPNRSASGDDDEDGEDQPPAGSEPTWRATVTQMDGRRIDIVSLRPLTGSEDDEASAARGTDA from the coding sequence GTGGAGACGGTTCTTCTCGTCGCGGGTCTGGTCGGCTTCGTCGCTCTGACCCTGGGCACTGCCCTGTTCGTCGCCGCCGAATTCTCGCTGACCGCGCTCGAGCGGTCGACGATCTCCGACGATGTCGCGACCAACGATGATCGCCGGTCCCGCCTGGTACAGCGGGCGCACTCGACGTTGTCGTTCCAGCTGTCGGGTGCTCAGCTCGGCATCACGATCACCACGCTGATCACCGGTTACATCGCCGAACCGGTTCTCGCGCAGTTCATCGATCCGGCACTCACCGGGTTGGGGCTCAGTGAGTCGATGGCGTCGGGGACCTCGCTGGCCCTCGCGCTGATCATCGCCACGTCGCTGTCGATGGTGCTGGGTGAGCTGATCCCGAAGAATCTGGCGATCGCCAAGCCGCTGGCGGTGGCGCGGGCCACCGCCGGACCGATGACGATCTTCTCGGCGGCGTTCCGGTGGGCGATCAACGGGCTCAACGGGTCGGCCAACTGGATCGTGCGTCGCCTCGGCATCGAGCCCGCGGAAGAACTGCGCTCGGCGCGTTCCCCGCAGGAACTCGTGTCGCTCGTGCGAAATTCCGCCCGACAGGGCTCGATCGACGAGGACACCGCGGCGCTCGTCGACCGCTCGCTCAAGTTCGGTGAGCTCACCGCCGAGGATCTGATGACCCCGCGGGTCACCGTCGACTGTCTCGATCGCGATGACAACATCCGCGACCTGGTCATGGCGTCCTCGCGGACCGGACACTCCCGCTTCCCCGTCGTCATCGACGGCGACCTCGACGATCTCGTGGGCGTCGTGCACATCAAGCAGGCGTTCACCGTGCCGCCCGAACGCGCTGCCGGAACCACCGTCGCCTCCATCGCCCGGCTGGTCCCCCGGGTTCCCGCGAGCCTCGACGGCGATTCACTGATGGAGCAGATCCGCGCGGACGGGATGGAACTCTGCGTGGTCATCGACGAGTACGGCGGTACCGCCGGGATCGTCACCACGGAGGACCTGATCGAAGAGATCCTCGGGGATGTCACCGACGAGCACGACCAGGAGCGCGCCGACATCGCCGAGGACGGTGACGGATTCCTGTGCTCGGGTCTGTTGCGCATCGACGAGGTCGACGAGGCCACCGGCTACCGCGCCCCCGAGGGTTCCTACGACACCCTCGGCGGTCTCGTGATGTTCTGCCTCGGACGGATTCCCGAGGTCGGCGATGTGGTCGATCTGCCCAATCGGTCGGCGTCGGGCGATGACGACGAGGACGGCGAAGACCAGCCGCCGGCCGGTTCCGAGCCGACCTGGCGCGCCACGGTCACCCAGATGGACGGCCGCCGGATCGACATCGTCTCCCTGCGGCCGCTGACGGGCTCCGAGGATGACGAGGCCTCCGCCGCGAGGGGGACCGACGCATGA
- a CDS encoding M56 family metallopeptidase, translating into MTALFFGILTLVLIGPAAEAMSRASWPVKAPRAAMTLWQAIALAGVLSAFSCGLAIAANLLAPGPDGSPTTNPFDEIDRLGLPLWLTLVGVFALTLMVGGRLMYTVIRVGVRTRARRYAHRQLIDILDLCDRRDVDHPLFASDVRMIDVEQPLAYCLPGLRQRVVVSEGVVARLSREELTAVLVHERAHLRARHDLVLEAFIAFHEAFPRFVRSSSALGAVELLVEALADDQAVRATAPTTLGRALVACADAVAPRGAMAVGGPTTLARIHRLRDQRPTRLIAVGAYAGAATILVVPTLAVAIPWLTELSRLISAA; encoded by the coding sequence ATGACCGCGCTCTTCTTCGGCATCCTGACCCTGGTGCTCATCGGCCCTGCCGCGGAAGCAATGTCCCGCGCATCCTGGCCGGTCAAGGCACCTCGGGCAGCGATGACGCTGTGGCAGGCGATCGCCCTGGCCGGCGTCCTGTCCGCATTCAGTTGCGGTCTGGCCATCGCGGCGAACCTGCTGGCGCCGGGACCCGACGGATCCCCGACCACCAATCCGTTCGACGAGATCGATCGACTCGGCCTGCCCCTGTGGCTGACCCTCGTCGGGGTCTTCGCGCTGACACTGATGGTGGGCGGGCGCCTGATGTACACCGTGATCCGCGTCGGCGTCCGCACCCGCGCTCGCCGCTACGCGCACCGGCAGCTCATCGACATCCTGGATCTGTGCGACCGACGCGACGTCGACCACCCGCTGTTCGCCAGCGACGTCCGCATGATCGACGTCGAGCAACCACTCGCCTACTGTCTGCCCGGTCTGAGGCAACGCGTCGTGGTCAGTGAGGGGGTCGTGGCCCGACTCAGCCGTGAGGAGCTGACCGCGGTCCTGGTCCACGAACGCGCACACCTGCGGGCGCGTCACGACCTCGTGCTCGAGGCCTTCATCGCCTTCCATGAGGCCTTCCCGCGCTTCGTGCGCAGCAGCTCCGCGCTCGGCGCGGTCGAATTGCTGGTCGAGGCGCTCGCCGACGACCAGGCGGTCCGCGCGACGGCACCCACCACGCTCGGACGTGCACTCGTCGCGTGCGCCGACGCGGTGGCGCCCCGAGGCGCCATGGCGGTCGGCGGCCCGACGACCCTGGCACGTATCCACCGGCTCCGTGACCAGCGCCCGACCCGACTGATCGCGGTCGGCGCGTACGCCGGGGCCGCGACGATTCTGGTGGTTCCCACCCTGGCGGTCGCCATCCCGTGGCTGACCGAGCTCAGCCGACTGATCTCGGCGGCGTGA
- a CDS encoding hemolysin family protein yields MNDVWAVVLTVALLLGNAFFVGAEFSLISARRDRLEALEESGKKRARTVIRAGEKLSLMLAGAQLGITICSILLGRVGEPAVAHLIEKPLDLAHVPHALLHPISFAIALSLVVVLHILIGEMVPKNIALAGPESSAMLLVPAHLAFIRLVRPLIAFYNWLANISLRLLRVEPKDELTSTVSPGELAQMLSESKQEGLIDAEEHERLTRALESVSRTVTEVMIPLDQMRNVSVEVDAETGGTGPTLGAVERAVSDTGFSRFPVRGPDGTFTGYLHLKDVLDEILDERVGPDTIIGIDKIRPLPVIASTTPLDEATAALRRTSAHIGAVVDDSGRTVGIVAMADLVEEFVGTVRDETHRV; encoded by the coding sequence ATGAACGATGTCTGGGCTGTCGTCCTCACCGTCGCGCTGCTGCTCGGCAACGCGTTCTTCGTGGGTGCTGAATTCTCGCTGATCTCGGCGCGCCGGGACCGCCTCGAGGCTCTCGAGGAGAGTGGGAAGAAGCGGGCCCGCACGGTGATCCGGGCCGGTGAGAAGCTGTCCCTGATGCTGGCGGGAGCCCAGTTGGGGATCACCATCTGTTCGATCCTGCTGGGCCGCGTCGGCGAACCCGCTGTCGCGCACCTCATCGAGAAGCCCTTGGATCTGGCCCATGTCCCGCATGCGCTGTTGCATCCGATCTCGTTCGCCATCGCCCTGTCGCTGGTCGTCGTGCTGCACATCCTGATCGGCGAGATGGTGCCCAAGAACATCGCGCTGGCGGGTCCGGAGTCATCGGCGATGCTGCTGGTACCCGCCCACCTCGCCTTCATCCGGTTGGTGCGACCACTCATCGCGTTCTACAACTGGCTGGCGAACATCTCGCTGCGCCTGCTGCGGGTGGAACCGAAGGACGAACTGACCTCGACGGTCTCACCCGGCGAGCTGGCGCAGATGCTCAGTGAGTCCAAGCAGGAGGGGCTCATCGACGCCGAGGAGCACGAGCGGTTGACCCGGGCGCTGGAGTCGGTGAGCCGGACGGTCACCGAGGTGATGATCCCGCTCGATCAGATGCGCAACGTGTCCGTGGAGGTCGACGCCGAGACCGGCGGCACCGGACCGACGCTGGGCGCGGTCGAGCGCGCGGTCAGCGACACCGGGTTCTCCCGCTTCCCGGTCCGCGGTCCCGACGGGACGTTCACCGGCTACCTGCACCTCAAGGACGTCCTCGACGAGATCCTCGACGAGCGAGTCGGCCCGGACACCATCATCGGCATCGACAAGATCCGGCCGCTGCCGGTGATCGCCTCGACGACACCGCTGGACGAGGCCACCGCGGCGTTGCGGCGGACGAGTGCCCACATCGGTGCGGTCGTCGACGACAGCGGCCGGACCGTCGGCATCGTCGCGATGGCCGACCTCGTCGAGGAGTTCGTCGGCACGGTCCGCGACGAGACGCATCGGGTCTGA
- a CDS encoding DUF6986 family protein: MTARGLPVDVRARLEDLLRPVDEDLAAYYPGDRGIAQPAHTVYVAASDVDPGTPASWGEHATAIADSASDLLVELAGGDTTVVDLARQRLRDNPVEDLRIDLEDGYGWRDDAVEDADARRAGETLAAWTRLRPHAPRSAGVRAKGLGERERGRGLRTLELVLDGAGGIPDGFVFTVPKLRDVRQVDAVNVLCAAFEQAHGLPDGGLRYELQVEIPQAVLGPGGRATVAEAIHRGGRRLTGLHYGTYDYSAACGVVSAQQSLAHPVADHAKAVMQAAAAQTGVWISDGSTQVVPAGSTEQIHAALRRHHALVVRSLERAFYQGWDMHPGHLVTRWVAVIGFFRSAMPVAAQRLQSYFDRRSGAIVDEPATALSLASVLDRGAAAGAFTAAEVAAIAPLCTTERLAELRAGGGGLPT; this comes from the coding sequence ATGACGGCGAGAGGTCTGCCCGTCGACGTCCGGGCACGTCTGGAGGACCTGCTGCGGCCGGTCGACGAGGACCTCGCGGCGTACTACCCCGGCGACCGGGGGATCGCGCAACCCGCGCACACCGTGTACGTCGCCGCCTCCGACGTCGATCCCGGCACGCCTGCTTCCTGGGGTGAACACGCGACCGCAATCGCTGACTCCGCATCGGACCTGCTCGTGGAGCTGGCCGGAGGCGACACCACCGTGGTCGACCTCGCGCGGCAGCGGCTGCGCGACAACCCCGTGGAAGACCTACGGATAGACCTCGAGGACGGCTACGGCTGGCGCGACGACGCCGTCGAGGACGCCGACGCGCGGCGGGCCGGCGAGACCCTCGCGGCATGGACCCGCCTGCGCCCGCACGCGCCGCGCAGTGCGGGCGTCCGTGCGAAAGGTCTCGGTGAGCGTGAGCGTGGCCGCGGCCTGCGCACCCTGGAGCTGGTCCTCGACGGCGCGGGTGGGATTCCCGACGGCTTCGTCTTCACCGTGCCCAAGTTGCGCGACGTCCGGCAGGTCGACGCGGTGAATGTCCTGTGCGCCGCCTTCGAGCAGGCGCACGGTCTTCCCGACGGCGGGCTCCGGTACGAACTCCAGGTCGAGATACCGCAGGCGGTCCTCGGGCCCGGCGGTCGGGCGACCGTCGCCGAGGCGATCCACCGCGGCGGACGACGGCTGACCGGCCTGCACTACGGGACCTACGACTACAGCGCGGCGTGCGGTGTCGTCTCGGCCCAGCAGTCGTTGGCCCACCCCGTCGCCGACCATGCGAAGGCGGTGATGCAGGCCGCCGCGGCGCAGACCGGGGTATGGATCAGTGACGGTTCGACGCAGGTCGTCCCCGCCGGGTCGACCGAGCAGATCCACGCGGCGTTACGCCGCCATCACGCACTGGTCGTGCGGTCGCTGGAGCGTGCGTTCTATCAGGGGTGGGACATGCACCCCGGGCACCTGGTGACCCGATGGGTGGCGGTCATCGGATTCTTCCGATCGGCGATGCCGGTCGCGGCACAGCGGCTGCAGTCCTACTTCGATCGTCGGTCGGGTGCGATCGTCGATGAACCCGCCACCGCGTTGTCGCTGGCGTCGGTCCTGGACCGCGGTGCCGCGGCGGGTGCGTTCACTGCCGCCGAGGTCGCGGCCATCGCGCCGTTGTGCACGACCGAGCGGCTCGCCGAGTTGCGTGCCGGCGGGGGCGGACTGCCGACCTGA
- the gndA gene encoding NADP-dependent phosphogluconate dehydrogenase — translation MTTSASTDRPDSTKAQIGVTGLAVMGSNIARNFAHHGYTVALHNRSIAKTDALIADHGSEGSFIRTETMEEFVAALERPRRVLIMVKAGDPTDAVIEELAGLMEQGDIIIDGGNSLYTDTIRREAAMSERGLNFVGAGISGGEEGALNGPSIMPGGPVESYESLGPMLESISAHVDGEPCCTHIGPDGSGHFVKMVHNGIEYADMQLIGEAYDLMRKALDMPVAEIADIFREWNSGDLDSYLVEITAEVLSQVDAETGKPLVDVIVDAAGQKGTGRWTVKSALDLGIPTTGIAEAVFARALSSATDQRKQAQGLESGALAAAPTDAATFVDDINKALYASKVVAYAQGFDQIAAGSAEYDWNVKPGDLATIWRGGCIIRAKFLNRIRDAYAENPDLPSLLLAPYFRSAVEEAVDSWRRVVSTATLMGIPVPAFASSLAYYDALRSERLPAALTQGLRDFFGAHTYQRIDKPGTFHTLWSGDRSEVTE, via the coding sequence ATGACCACATCTGCCTCCACAGATCGGCCCGACTCGACCAAGGCACAGATCGGCGTGACCGGTCTCGCCGTCATGGGCTCGAACATCGCCCGCAACTTCGCGCATCACGGCTACACGGTGGCCCTGCACAACCGCAGCATCGCCAAGACCGATGCCCTGATCGCCGATCACGGCTCCGAGGGCTCGTTCATCCGGACCGAGACCATGGAGGAGTTCGTCGCGGCGCTCGAGCGTCCGCGCCGGGTCCTGATCATGGTGAAGGCCGGTGACCCGACCGACGCCGTCATCGAGGAGCTCGCCGGCCTGATGGAGCAGGGCGACATCATCATCGACGGTGGCAACTCGCTCTACACCGACACCATCCGCCGCGAGGCCGCGATGTCCGAACGAGGACTCAACTTCGTCGGTGCCGGCATCTCCGGCGGCGAGGAGGGCGCCCTCAACGGACCGTCGATCATGCCGGGCGGCCCGGTCGAGTCCTACGAGTCGCTCGGCCCCATGCTCGAGTCGATCTCCGCGCATGTCGACGGCGAGCCGTGCTGCACCCACATCGGCCCCGATGGCAGCGGCCACTTCGTGAAGATGGTGCACAACGGTATCGAGTACGCCGACATGCAGCTCATCGGCGAGGCCTACGACCTCATGCGCAAGGCGCTCGACATGCCGGTCGCCGAGATCGCCGACATCTTCCGTGAGTGGAACTCCGGCGACCTCGACAGCTACCTGGTCGAGATCACCGCGGAAGTCCTCTCCCAGGTCGATGCCGAGACCGGCAAACCCCTCGTCGACGTGATCGTCGACGCCGCAGGCCAGAAGGGCACCGGCCGGTGGACCGTGAAGTCCGCCCTGGATCTCGGCATCCCGACCACCGGCATCGCCGAGGCGGTGTTCGCGCGCGCACTGTCCAGTGCAACCGATCAGCGCAAGCAGGCGCAGGGCCTGGAGTCGGGCGCACTGGCCGCGGCGCCGACCGACGCCGCCACATTCGTCGACGACATCAACAAGGCGCTGTACGCGTCGAAGGTCGTCGCCTATGCGCAGGGTTTCGACCAGATCGCCGCGGGCAGCGCCGAGTACGACTGGAACGTCAAGCCCGGCGACCTCGCCACCATCTGGCGCGGTGGCTGCATCATCCGTGCCAAGTTCCTCAACCGCATCCGTGATGCATACGCGGAGAACCCGGATCTGCCGAGCCTGTTGCTCGCGCCGTACTTCCGCAGTGCCGTCGAGGAGGCGGTGGACAGCTGGCGCCGCGTGGTGTCCACGGCCACCCTGATGGGGATCCCGGTGCCCGCCTTCGCGTCCTCGCTGGCGTACTACGACGCGCTGCGGTCCGAGCGGCTACCCGCGGCACTGACCCAGGGGCTCCGCGACTTCTTCGGCGCCCACACCTACCAGCGCATCGACAAGCCCGGCACCTTCCACACCCTGTGGAGCGGCGACCGGTCCGAAGTGACCGAATAA
- a CDS encoding BlaI/MecI/CopY family transcriptional regulator, with product MRRMNGLGDLERAVMDTLWASPTPQTVRQVHEALSRDRSLAYTTVMTVLQRLAKKNLVTQIRDDRAHKYVPTHPREDLVASLMVDALSEADAPGSRHAALVSFVGRVGADEAEALRNALDELEAARGSSDTR from the coding sequence ATGCGAAGAATGAACGGACTGGGCGACCTCGAGCGCGCTGTCATGGACACACTGTGGGCGAGCCCCACTCCGCAAACGGTGCGACAGGTCCACGAGGCACTGTCGCGCGACCGGTCGTTGGCCTACACCACCGTCATGACGGTGCTACAGCGTCTGGCCAAGAAGAATCTGGTGACCCAGATCCGCGACGACCGCGCACACAAGTACGTGCCGACGCATCCGCGCGAAGATCTCGTCGCAAGTCTCATGGTCGATGCATTGAGTGAGGCGGACGCGCCGGGTTCGCGGCACGCCGCGCTGGTCTCGTTCGTCGGACGGGTCGGCGCAGACGAGGCCGAGGCACTGCGCAACGCACTCGATGAACTCGAAGCCGCACGCGGATCGAGCGATACACGATAG
- a CDS encoding PaaI family thioesterase, with protein sequence MTVESEQLIKDTFGRGLDSSLGLQLSEVGGDRVVATLELSEKHHQPFGIVHGGVYCAVAESVASVSAFTWLQVTGIGGTAVGVNNNTDFLKSISSGTLSVESAPIHRGRRQQLWRVTMTDDQGRVIATSQVRLQNVELPEGVEVPTIPSGA encoded by the coding sequence ATGACCGTTGAGAGTGAACAGTTGATCAAGGACACCTTCGGCCGCGGGCTGGACAGCTCACTGGGGCTTCAGTTGAGCGAGGTCGGCGGTGACCGGGTCGTCGCAACGCTGGAACTATCTGAGAAACATCACCAGCCGTTCGGCATCGTGCACGGCGGTGTCTATTGCGCGGTGGCCGAGAGCGTGGCCAGTGTCAGCGCGTTCACCTGGCTGCAGGTGACCGGCATCGGTGGCACCGCCGTCGGCGTCAACAACAACACCGACTTCCTCAAGTCGATCAGTTCCGGCACGCTCTCGGTCGAGTCGGCGCCCATCCATCGTGGCCGTCGTCAGCAGCTCTGGCGGGTCACCATGACCGACGATCAGGGGCGTGTGATCGCGACGTCGCAGGTTCGTCTGCAGAACGTCGAGCTACCCGAGGGCGTCGAGGTGCCGACCATCCCATCCGGCGCATGA